The stretch of DNA cgactgagccacactggccagggctagaatgaCTAATTTTAGAAACTAGTTACACATGAGGattattctattaattttttagtcctaaacaaaacaaaaacaaacagacagacagacaaacaaacaacccctacatgccctggccaggtagctaagttggttagaacACTCCCAATATGTCAAGGCTGcgggtctgatccccagtcagggcacatgcaggaaaatcagccagtgaatgcataaataagcggaacagaccaatgtttctctctctgaaatcaatcaatTACTCAATCAAAAACCTACCACAGGTTACAATATGAACTCCATGTTCCATGCTCATAAGAAAGAGGACAgagtagaaatgaaaattctggaAATCACACTGCAAGCGGAAGTTACCACAGTGGCTTCCCACCAGCCACCCATACAAGCTGGGACGTTCCTCAGCGTCCAAACCAAAGTAAAATATTGGCACAGGATGCTTCCAGAAAGGAGTGCTAAGTTCCCATTATCATTTGAAATATCCATTTCCCTCTAGGAAGATGGAAGTAGATATTATCTTCactttatgaatgaggaaaccgAGGTCCAGAGAAATGTACAGTAACTTATCTCAGGGCACAGTGAGTTGGTGGGGGCACACAGATTAAAGCTTGATGCTTCCTGTATTGTCCAAGCTGTCTACAGGTAACAAAGACAGCAGTGACTGGGATATCACAGAATATCCTCTCCTCCGAGACAGCTACAAAGAGCACTCAGGGCAGAGCAGGATGGTGCAGGGTAGAAACGGCTAGAGGACTTTAAAAGCAAGAATACTACAGTAAGCAGAAGCAGGAAAAAACTACCCCCAGATACATTAACCCTCAAAGATAGATACAGATCTTTAATTTAAAACCGAGTGAGTTTATTCACCGAGAAAACAGTACAGAGCATTCCTGGAACTCTTTCAGTCCAACTGAGAGAGTAGCCTTAAAAACCAGCAGTTTGGAGACCTAAAAGACATCTGGAGAAACTACTGTTCCCTTTCCTTGAgtgtatatttactttttaagaaagagaCGGCTGTGCTTAATTTCTCTTCTAGGGGgtgagattttcattttcattgtctcaATGGTTGCAGGATTCTTCTGTGAAGGCCAGAAAAGATGGAAGACAAGATCAAAAGATTTGTCACTAATGGGAAGAATGAGTAAGTGAGACTAATGGTTGGTTCACGGAACCGCAATTTTATCACAGAATCACTAGACGGGCTGGTGGGAGGGCTATCACGTTTCCCGTTAATAAAATCTGAGGTATTTAAAGACTCCACAGCCACGGAAACGCACTTCTACTTCCCTCAGGGATGACGGCGAGGCTGAGAGGGCTCTGGTAGAACGCCACACCTCCCTGGGTTTCTCCCGTACGTCACTGCCTGAGCAGGGCTGGACCGTGTCGAACACCTGTCTGGTCCAGTCCCGGTTAGGCGCTGGTGTATGTGATGAGTCAGTTTACTCTACAGAAGGGGTTGCAAGGCAACACTGTGATCAATGATGAGTTTTCCCCGGTCTGCCTTGGCCTGTCTTGGTGCTGAGGCCAATGGCGATACAAAATGGCGCAGCCCTTTACTGTAAGATCTGCCTCAGTAAAAGGAATGGGCTCTTCCAGTCTCAGCTGTCAGGGTTTAACCTAGCTCGTTTCACTTGGCTATTCTCGTCGTCTAGGTGGCAGAAACCTTCAGTGGTGATGTCCCTTTTACTCTCCTCCGTGGGTTCCAAAGGGAAGTCCTGGTCTGTGGCCAGCACCTGTCGGACAGTCATGTTAACACGGGCAGTTTTCAAGTAGCTGGCACACACCTGCCAGTCCTCTGCAGAGCAGCACTCCACCACCGAATCTCTGGGGACGACAGCCGGGGGAGGGGTTTCCAGGCAGCAAGGCAGGCTTTCCCCGTTGGAACTTGGAAGGACCTTTGGAACTGCATGGTTCACCAGGCGACTGAAACCTGACATTACCATGATGTCACCGCTGTGCATAAACATGGCTGTGGGGGCTTCGTCTCTTTTGAGGCCACCCAGGAGAAAGATGGCAGACTGTCCAAAGCTACAAAAAAATAAGTAGACAACACACAACAGTAAGTTTCTGTTAAGTAACCACGGTTGGTAATGTTACTGCTAACTGCATTATTTCCTAATTCCAGCTCAATACTTATTGCTCCTAAATCTTCCTTTTTAAACGGTGCTACGCTCCTTCTCTTTTGGCTTGTGTCTGTGAGCGACCAATCCATAATCTGCTACTTGAACTTGTCAGAGCCCACAGGAGTGCGGCGACATAAAATTTCAAACAGTTAAAAAAGCAAAGTAAGAATTTAGTTTTAACATTACCCATGTAAGTTTTATTAATGCCTCTTTAGGATTTAAGTCTTCGAATAAAATTACAGTGGTCCCTCTTTATCCAGTTTTGGTTTCTACAGTTTGTAACACGTggtcaactgtggtccaaaattattaaacagaaataaactatTCCATAAACAAttcctaaattttaaattgcacGCTGTTCTGAGGAGTGTGATGAGATCTCGCAGTGCTTGTCCTGCTCTGTCCAGCCTGGACATGATTTCTTATCCCTTTGTCCAGCAAATGCATGTGGTACACGCTCCCCACCCATCAGACACTCAGTAGTAACTCAGTTATCAGATCGACTGTCCAGGTACTGCGGTGTTTCAAGGAATCCTTATtatacttaataatggccccaaagcataAAAGGAGTGATGCtagcaattcagatatgccaaacaGAAGTCAAAAAGTGGTTCCTTCAAGTGAAAAGGTGGAAGTTCTtgacttaataagaaaaaaaattgtgtactaAGGTTGCTAAGACACAGTCAGAACAAATCTTCTACCTGTGGGCTTGTGAAGGAGAAAGGCATTTGTGCTAGTTTTGTTGTTGCACCTCAAACTACAGAAGTTACAGCCACAGTGCATGGAACAGGCACCACGTTTGTGGGTGGAAGACACGAACAGACAATGTGTTCTGACCGACAGCAGCACGCTGTGCCCAGAGGCACTGAGCCTGTCCAAAGACTTCAGCAAGGGATCCCCCGAAACTACTGACCACATTCACTGAACTTTTATTACACCATATTGTATTAAtatcttactgtgcctaatttataaattcagcTTTACTGTAGGTTAGGAGAAAACACAGTATATCTAGGGTATGGTGTTGTCTGTGGTTTCGAGGATCCCCTGGGGGTTTTGGAATGTATCCTCTGTGGATAAGAGGGGAGGTACTACATTTAAGCCCTTCACTGTATTTATCATTCCTGTCCGTTTTAAAGATAAGGTAATAATAAAAGATTCTCTCAGATACTTTGTCAGATACAGGTGCAGTACTCTGCATAAATTTAAACTTATGTTTAGGGAGACAAGAGGGACCTATTTAGGCTTGTGTGCCTTGCTCTTCTCCATTCCAAAAGACATGCTTACTCTACTGTATGGCCCTCCACTTGCCCATTCCACAGACACTGACAATACCTCTCATTACACAGGCAGACTCCATGCATCTTCAACAGAAATATTAACTGTAATTTGGTTATTATTCTTAGAGGACTACTAGTTTTACTTACGATACATTGTTAAAATGCCCAGAAGTGAAAAATTATAGatccagttattttttaaaagtttaatgttTTTGGATGCATATAGGGgttctgatcaagatggaggcataggcagaaatgcttagcttccttgcacagccaaaaggaggataacaaccaatctaaaaacaataaacaaccagaagtgccagaaaatcaaactgcatgaaactctgacaaccaaggagttaaagaaacattcacccagactgtaggaggggcggagatgggaaATAGGCAACCTGGTGGAGAGATCACACGGCAAGGCACAGACTGCATGGGCAAGGTGGAGCTGGCTGAGAGGTCTCCACAAGGTGGTGGACTATATGGGAGAGGCAGTGCTGGCTAAACAGAAACTAAAGATtcaagctgccctggctggtgtggctcagtggaatgagtgccagcctgagaaccaaagagtcagaggtttgatttccagtttagggcacatgcctgggttgcaggccaggtccctagttgggagtacttgagaggcagccacacactgatgtttctctccctctctttctctctataaaaataaataaaaaaaaagtcttaaaaaaaaaagaaaatccttaaaaaaaaaaagattcaagctagctgtaaactactaCGGGGGATGCTATGGGGGGCGGgggaactcccagtctcacactagAGAGACTGTTGCAAAGAGGGGCtagagcaggcaagctgcactgttccctctctgacccctcccccacagacagcgccacATCGCAGCAAAGAAGGTTTCCCCACCCTGCCAAATACCTAAGACCCTGCTCCCCTACAACACaacaggtgtgccgagacaaagaaatatggcccaaatgaaagaaaagaccaaaactccagaaaaagaacttagTGCCAAGGACagagccaacctaccagatgcagcgttcaaaacactggtaatcaggatgctcacagaaatggttgagtatggctataaaatagaggaagaagcgaaggctatgcaaagtgagataaagcaaaatatacagctaaccaacagcgaagggaaggaaacctggactcaaatcaacaatttggaacaaaaggaagaaacaaacatccaaccagaacagaatgaagaaacaagaattcaaaaaaatgaggagaggcttaggaacctctgggacaactatagacgctctaacatctgaatcataggggcaccagaaggagaagaataagagcaagaagttgaaaacttatttgaacaaataatgaaggaaaacctccccagtctggagaaggaaatagacttctaggctatccaggaagcccagaggctcccaaagaaattggacccaagggggaacacactaaggcacatcatgattatattacccaagattaaagataaagagagaatcttaaaagtagcaaggggaaaggagacagctacctacaaaggagtgcccataaggctatcagctgatttttcaaaagaatccttacaggcaagaatggactagaaagaagtatttaaagtcataaaagacaagaccctacatacaagattactctatccaatcaaaactaccatttagaatggaagagcaaataaagtgcttcccagataaggtcaaattaaaggagttcatcatcaccaagcccttactatatgaaatgttaaagggacttatctaagaaatagaagaaaataaaaaagtatgaacagtaaaatgacaacaaactcacaactatcaacaactgaacctgaaaaacaaaaacaaaaactaagtaaacaactagaaccagaacagaatcagagaaatggaggttgcacggagggttttcagtggggaggggggagggaaacatgggggggaggtacagagaataaggagcataactggtaggcataaaacagaaggggagaggttaagaatagtataggaaacagagaagctgaagaacttgtatgtacaacccaggAACACGAACTAaggagtggggaatgctggagggttggggggtgcagggtggagaggggataaagggaagaaaaatactgggaaaactgtaatagtgtaatcaataaaatatactttaaaaataaaaaatttaatgtttttattttagtttaaacaCGCTTTAGAAACGGAATGAGGTGATaaaaaataaccccaaatctCTAGAATGAACTTACCTGAATGACAGCAGGGGCTTGGAGTGATCAAGTTCAGATTTATCTACATGAATGCCCAGCGTAGAATCTAATCGGTAGTAATTCAGGATACCTGCTTCGGCTCGGAAACCCTGAAATCCACAGGCAGCAGCTACTTGCTCTGAGAGGAAAGCCAGGTCAGAAGGGAAAGGTGTATAATGATCTGCTGAGTATTTCTTTAATAAAGTaggggaaataagaaaaacaatgatcTCAGGAAAGTAGGAAACTGAAATAAGGTTAATTACCACTTAAAAATCATCTAGCTTACATGAATATTAGCATAGCATGATGTATCCATccattttttgaggcatctcagAATCTAACAACGAGCATTCAAAATACTGAGCGCCTACTGTATAGCAGACCCTGCTGTG from Phyllostomus discolor isolate MPI-MPIP mPhyDis1 chromosome 1, mPhyDis1.pri.v3, whole genome shotgun sequence encodes:
- the ALKBH1 gene encoding nucleic acid dioxygenase ALKBH1, producing the protein MGKMAAALGSVATLATEPGEDAFRKLFRFYRQSRPGTADLGGVIDFSAAHAGRGTGPGAHKVVRSQLSVSSVSDHDAHRAGLQPVSKWQAYGLEDYPGFIFIPNPFLPGYQWHWVKQCLKLYSQKPNVCNLDKHMTKEETWNLWEQSKEFLRYKEVNKRRPRSLLEKLRWVTLGYHYNWDSKKYSADHYTPFPSDLAFLSEQVAAACGFQGFRAEAGILNYYRLDSTLGIHVDKSELDHSKPLLSFSFGQSAIFLLGGLKRDEAPTAMFMHSGDIMVMSGFSRLVNHAVPKVLPSSNGESLPCCLETPPPAVVPRDSVVECCSAEDWQVCASYLKTARVNMTVRQVLATDQDFPLEPTEESKRDITTEGFCHLDDENSQVKRARLNPDS